From Thermococcus barophilus MP:
CGGCCCCTGCTCTGTCTAATGCCAAAGCTCTCTTCAGATCAAAAGGTCCAACAGCTGCAGCTACCAGCAGATCGCCGTTTTCATCTCTCACAGCATTCTTGAACTTTTTCCTCAAAACAAGATCGCTCATCGTTATTAGACCAATAAGCTTGCCTTTTTTGTTCACAACTGGCAATCTGTCAATTCTATTTTTTACCATTATTTTCATAGCCTCTTCAACGCTTATGTCCTCTTCAACTGTTATCACTTCTTTAGTCATGATGTCTTTCACTTTCTGCCCTTCTTTTGCTGCAATATCCTTCTTAGATACTATCCCAACAACTTTTCCATCTTTGATGACTGGCAGTCCATCGATGTCGTGCTTCTCCATTAAGAAAAGTGCGTAGTCTAAAGTCTCGTCTGGACTTATGGTTATGACGTCTTCAATTATAAAGCGCTCTGCCTTTTTGACTTTTTTGACCATCTCAACCTGCTCTCCTATGCTCATGTTCCTGTGAATAACTCCTAAACCGCCTTCTCTTGCCATCGCTACTGCCATCTCCCATTCTGTAACAGTGTCCATCGCTGCGCTCAGAATTGGGATGTTGAGCTTTATGTTCGGCGTAATTTGGGTAGAAACATCAACGTCTTTGGGCTCAACTTCAGTTGCCTGGGGGATCAAAAGAACATCATCAAAGGTGTAACCCCTAATTGCATTAACAAATTTTTGTTCAAATTTGCCCATATTATCCCTTCCTCCATCCACTTTTTAACATAAACCTGACAAAGGGTTTTTAAGGTTTTTGTATATGAATTTATGACGTCATGAAATCCTCAGAAAATGGCATATTCATGAAAAATAAATCAACTGTCCGAGTTTCAATGCAAAGCAATTTTTAACAACATTTTTTTGGCATGTTTGAAATTTCTCGAATGTTTTTGCACAGTTTGACAACTTTACAAAGGTAAAGCTTATAAACTCAAGGCGATGCCTAAGAACGAACATTCCCCGAGGTGAGGACAATGAACAAGACAAAGAAGATACTTGCCCACATAGCACCAATCGCAATCGTTTTAGCATTATTAGCACTTGCATGAAAATCTGACAATCATGCTCATCATTCATTCCAATTTTTTGTCTTTTCTCTTTTCTATTCCTATGATTCATGAAATATTTGACAACAAATTTGCCAAAAAGTATAATAAACAGTCAGCTTATCCTTTAGCGGTGATTTCCATGGTAAGGGGGGAGTACGAAACCAATTAAAAAAGAAATTAGAAAAGCCTATTCTGAAGCAGAGATTTTGGGAGAAATTTTAAGAGAAGGAATTTATTGGGCTTTTATGGGCCGCCCGTTTGAGGTGCTGCCGTTTTTGAGGGGCAAACTTTTGAGTGAAGCAGCAAAGCTCAACGGTGCAAGTGAAAATGCAAGGCTTGAAATTGAAAGGCTTTTGAAAGAGCTTGAAGGACTTTATAAAGAAATCAGCATGTCAGAAAAGGTCAGTGAAGAGCAGATAGAGGCTGTTTTGTCCTATAGGGAGAAACTCTTTAAGATTGTGTATGGTTGAGGTAGGTTTATAACCTTCCTCCCTTCTATTATTCTTGGGATGATGACGGAGATTTCGCCCGATGGATGAGGACACTCGCATGGGCTGACCTATCTCCATATAAGCTTTTCTTTCTTGAGATTTGGCTAAGTTTGTGCATCTTTTAAGAAGGGTCTCTTTAGCAATATTTTCTTATCTCAAGCTTGTAGTTTAAGCTTCGTTTTCTTATTTTTGCACGTTAGCGCGGTTGTAGTGAGCTTTCAAAAATACGCCAATTACAGAGAAAACACTTTACAAACAGCTTTTTTAGAAGGATACACGAACCTTGATCAAACTTCGCTTTTTCGAAGTTTGTTAGAGAAAGGTTTATAAATACTCTCCATGAACAGCCTAAGGAACTTCACGATAATGGGATTAAAAACCCCGCTTCTTGGAGGTGTTGGAAATGGAAGCTGTCAAGATACCAGTCTGTACGTCATGTGGAAAGGAGATAACTCCAAGGGAGCACGCGACACACTTCATCTGCCCCAACTGTGGGGAGGAGATAATCTGGAGATGTGAAAGCTGCCGCGTATTGGGGGCAACGTACAAATGCCCCAAGTGCGGATGGGAAGGACCATAAAGAGGTGATTTAAATGAGCGATTTCAACATTGTTGGTGTTATTAAGGTTATGCCCACAAGCCCAGAGGTTGATCTGGACAAGCTTGAGGAAAACATAAAGAAGGCAATACCAGAGAAGTACGGTTTCGTTAAGATTGAAAGGGAGCCAATAGCATTCGGTTTGGTTGCTCTTAAAGTTTACGTCCTTGCCAAGGACGAGGAAGGCTACTCCCTTGACGAAGTTGCCGATGCATTCAGAAAGGTTGAAGACGTTGAGAGCGCCGAGGTAGAAAGCGTCTCAAGAATTTGATAAATGGGGCAAATGCCCCACAGGATATTCTTTTTTAAATCCCAATGTTTAGAAATGTGGGGCTTTTTAGGTCTTCTAAGATCTCACTTAATGATTCGTTGCTAATTTTGCTGTAAACTTCCTCAAACTTATTCTCTCTACCTTCTTTCATCTTTGCGAGTTCTCTGATTGCCGTGAAGAAGTTCTTGAGCTCTTTGTCTTCTTCGAAGGCATTCACTAAAACGTCAATGTTTTCATAAACTTCTCTGTAGAGCTTCTCGTTGAATAGATCTTTTACAAACTCAGTTAATGTGTCAAATGCAAATTCAAAAAGCTCTTCATTTTCCTCAGCTTTTGCAAGTGCAAGGCTTAGCGATTTGAATGCGCCTTTATAATCCTCCCTGCCCGCATATACTTCAGCCTCGATCAACCTTGCATTTATTTCAATGTCTGTATCTCTTGGGGTCTTCAAGACCTCTTTAATCAGTTCCTCAGCTTTTTTATCTTCCCCTTTTTCATAGTAGAAGTGGGCAAGATCAATTAGGCTTATTAGGTAGTTTTTTTCATCCCCTAATTCCTCAAATAGTGTTCTTGCTTTCTCCATAAGCTCAATTGCCTTATCCAAATCACCAAGCTCTTCGTAGTTTACTGCCATGTGTGCTAAGGTTAACGCCTCTTCTTTTTTGTCGCCTCTTTTTCTTTCCAGCTCTAATAACTTTTCATAGACATCTATCGCTTTATCTGGCATGCCAAAATGCTCATAGGCATCTGCCAAGTAATACAATGCTTCGCTGTACTTCTCTTCATCACCTTTATGCTTCTCTGCAATTTTCTTGTAAACTTCAATGCCTTTTTCAATCTCATCAAGGTGTGCATAAATGTGTGCAATTTCATGAGCGAGCTCATAGGCTAACTCACCTTCACACTCCAAAGCTAAATCCTCAAGTTTTTTGAGCAGTTCTCTAAGCTCATCCTCTTTTTCGATCTCTTCAAGGTAATCGTCAAGATGCTCAAGAACTGCTTCACAGTCTTTCCTTTTTAGGGCTTTTTCAAACTCCTTCATGACTCTCACCATCAATGGTTTGTTATGTTGAGGTTAAAAATCTATGGCAAAGTGTCTATAAGGGAATCTCGTTAGTGTTTTAGATTAGAAATCATGTTTCCTGATGCGTAAAATGATAGTAGGTTCCTATTTCATCAAAAAGACTTGATATTGTGTCTGGACATTCTACATTTGTAATCGAAAAATTTATAAATAATCCAAAGGAACCTATGAGTGGAAACAACAAATTGTGAATAAAAGCTGTTATGGTATAATTTAAAAAATTAAAGGAGGTGGGCGGAGATGGCCCAGCTCGCAGGACAACCAATCTTAATTCTGCCTGAGGGAACTCAGAGATATGTTGGTAAGGACGCCCAGAGGTTGAACATCTTGGCTGCAAGGATTGTTGCTGAGACCGTTAGAACAACTTTAGGACCAAAAGGAATGGACAAAATGCTCGTTGACAGCCTTGGCGACATCGTTATCACAAACGACGGTGCAACTATTCTCGATGAGATGGACATCCAGCACCCAGCTGCAAAGATGATGGTTGAAGTCGCAAAGACCCAGGACAAGGAGGCTGGTGACGGTACAACCACAGCAGTTGTTATTGCCGGTGAGCTCCTCAGGAAAGCTGAAGAGCTGCTCGACCAGAACATTCACCCAAGCATCATCGTCAAGGGTTACACAATGGCTGCCGAGAAAGCACAGGAGATACTTGACAGCATCGCAAAGGATGTCGATGTCAACGATGAAGAGACACTCCTCAAGGCAGCAATCACCGCAATCACTGGAAAGGCAGCTGAGGAGGAGAGGGAGTACTTGGCAAAGCTTGCCGTCGAGGCTGTCAAGCAGGTTGCAGAGAAGGTTGGCGACAAATACCATGTGGACATTGACAACATCAAGCTTGAGAAGAAGGAGGGTGGAAGCGTTAAAGATACAAAGCTCATCAAGGGTGTTGTAATCGACAAAGAGAGGGTCCACCCAGGAATGCCAAAGAGGGTTGAGGGAGCTAAGATTGCACTCATCAACGATGCAATTGAGGTCAAGGAGACAGAGACAGATGCTGAGATCAGAATCACAAGCCCAGAGCAACTCCAGGCATTCCTCGAGCAGGAGGAGAGAATGCTCAAGGAGATGGTTGACAAGATCGTTGCAACAGGAGCAAACGTTGTCTTCTGCCAGAAAGGTATTGATGA
This genomic window contains:
- a CDS encoding zinc finger domain-containing protein; the encoded protein is MEAVKIPVCTSCGKEITPREHATHFICPNCGEEIIWRCESCRVLGATYKCPKCGWEGP
- a CDS encoding elongation factor 1-beta, with the protein product MSDFNIVGVIKVMPTSPEVDLDKLEENIKKAIPEKYGFVKIEREPIAFGLVALKVYVLAKDEEGYSLDEVADAFRKVEDVESAEVESVSRI
- a CDS encoding tetratricopeptide repeat protein; protein product: MVRVMKEFEKALKRKDCEAVLEHLDDYLEEIEKEDELRELLKKLEDLALECEGELAYELAHEIAHIYAHLDEIEKGIEVYKKIAEKHKGDEEKYSEALYYLADAYEHFGMPDKAIDVYEKLLELERKRGDKKEEALTLAHMAVNYEELGDLDKAIELMEKARTLFEELGDEKNYLISLIDLAHFYYEKGEDKKAEELIKEVLKTPRDTDIEINARLIEAEVYAGREDYKGAFKSLSLALAKAEENEELFEFAFDTLTEFVKDLFNEKLYREVYENIDVLVNAFEEDKELKNFFTAIRELAKMKEGRENKFEEVYSKISNESLSEILEDLKSPTFLNIGI
- the thsB gene encoding thermosome subunit beta, with the protein product MAQLAGQPILILPEGTQRYVGKDAQRLNILAARIVAETVRTTLGPKGMDKMLVDSLGDIVITNDGATILDEMDIQHPAAKMMVEVAKTQDKEAGDGTTTAVVIAGELLRKAEELLDQNIHPSIIVKGYTMAAEKAQEILDSIAKDVDVNDEETLLKAAITAITGKAAEEEREYLAKLAVEAVKQVAEKVGDKYHVDIDNIKLEKKEGGSVKDTKLIKGVVIDKERVHPGMPKRVEGAKIALINDAIEVKETETDAEIRITSPEQLQAFLEQEERMLKEMVDKIVATGANVVFCQKGIDDLAQHYLAKAGILAVRRVKKSDMEKLAKATGAKIVTNIRDLTPDDLGYAEVVEERKVAGENMIFVEGCKNPKAVTILIRGGTEHVVDEVERAMEDAIKVVKDIVEDGKIVAGGGASEIELSVKLDEYAKEVGGKEQLAIEAFAEALKVIPRTLAENAGLDPIETLVKVIAAHKEKGPTVGVDVFAGEPADMMERGVIEPVRVKKQAIKSASEAAIMILRIDDVIAAQKLEKEKEGEKGGGSEDFSSDLD